In the Paenibacillus sp. FSL H7-0357 genome, one interval contains:
- a CDS encoding lantibiotic immunity ABC transporter MutE/EpiE family permease subunit, with the protein MLCHIRAERLKWRGTFIPKLVWLAPVFTMLLCAILMGGRLFQSGAYNWWYTMLLPGALTLTCSLTLHKDAKMKYRGLLALPVDLKTLWAGKIIACAEWLLVAILLFLVGITSGGMLFGQSIPLLNSLAGSFLIFVTFLWQIPLCLFLAARLGFFAAVLLNMFGNVMGVVAFDTGGLWDFVPYTITFRLMCPVLSILPNGLPVPVDSPLRSTEMILPGALISLAWFGLLSLLTALWFRKQEAK; encoded by the coding sequence ATGCTTTGTCATATTAGGGCTGAACGTTTAAAATGGCGGGGCACTTTTATCCCTAAGCTTGTCTGGCTAGCACCTGTGTTCACGATGCTCCTTTGCGCCATTTTAATGGGCGGACGCTTATTTCAAAGCGGGGCTTACAACTGGTGGTACACGATGCTCTTGCCCGGAGCGCTGACCCTAACCTGTTCACTGACTCTACATAAAGACGCTAAGATGAAATACCGTGGTCTACTGGCTCTGCCTGTTGATCTGAAGACACTCTGGGCCGGGAAAATAATTGCCTGTGCGGAATGGCTATTAGTCGCTATCCTCCTGTTCCTGGTTGGCATTACGTCGGGCGGAATGTTGTTCGGCCAATCCATTCCGCTGCTGAACAGTTTGGCTGGCAGCTTCCTGATCTTCGTCACATTTCTGTGGCAGATTCCACTGTGTCTGTTCCTGGCTGCACGACTCGGATTTTTCGCCGCTGTTCTGCTTAATATGTTCGGTAATGTCATGGGTGTCGTTGCCTTCGATACCGGAGGACTGTGGGATTTTGTGCCTTATACTATTACTTTCAGGCTCATGTGCCCGGTTCTGTCGATCCTGCCGAACGGTCTCCCCGTACCGGTGGACAGTCCGCTGAGAAGCACGGAAATGATTCTTCCGGGTGCCCTGATCTCCCTGGCCTGGTTCGGATTACTTTCCCTCCTTACTGCGCTATGGTTCCGTAAGCAGGAGGCGAAGTAA
- a CDS encoding lantibiotic immunity ABC transporter MutG family permease subunit: MASLLGLLRADLLKSRHTPFLLIHLLAPLIGAGIFLAYYSYSPWSATDKALAFMQSLGCAFPTLIGLVCSMSVEQEAAAGQFQSMLAIPANKITTYISKLLLLLLFGYGAVLFAYSLFGLGFGVILQQDRLGMPFYITGAVILFGSNMFLYLLHLTASLRFGRGASIGVGIVGSLVAALMLTGLGDAIWPYIPFAWGVRFISLWTIHASGTTVSPAVSGLSTGITVWLLGTILAALLCAAWFQRWEGRSTDN, encoded by the coding sequence ATGGCTTCACTACTGGGATTGCTGAGAGCGGATCTGCTCAAAAGCCGGCATACGCCGTTTCTGCTAATTCATCTGCTGGCTCCTCTTATCGGAGCTGGCATATTCTTAGCGTACTATTCGTACTCCCCGTGGAGTGCAACCGACAAAGCACTGGCGTTTATGCAGTCTCTAGGATGCGCATTTCCTACCCTGATCGGGCTGGTCTGCTCCATGTCGGTGGAACAGGAAGCGGCTGCAGGACAGTTTCAAAGCATGCTTGCTATACCCGCAAACAAAATTACAACCTATATAAGCAAGCTGCTTCTCCTGCTGTTGTTTGGCTATGGAGCCGTCCTGTTTGCTTACAGCCTTTTTGGCCTGGGGTTCGGCGTGATTTTGCAGCAGGACAGATTGGGAATGCCCTTTTACATCACCGGGGCAGTTATTCTGTTTGGCAGCAATATGTTTCTCTACCTTCTTCATCTGACAGCCAGCCTGCGCTTCGGAAGAGGCGCTTCCATCGGGGTAGGGATTGTGGGGAGTCTGGTCGCTGCCTTAATGCTTACCGGGCTAGGTGATGCCATCTGGCCGTATATTCCCTTCGCATGGGGCGTCCGCTTCATCTCCCTGTGGACAATCCACGCTTCCGGTACGACAGTATCCCCCGCTGTATCGGGGCTGAGCACCGGAATTACGGTCTGGCTGCTGGGAACAATACTGGCTGCTCTTCTGTGCGCTGCATGGTTCCAGCGGTGGGAAGGACGATCAACCGATAATTAG
- a CDS encoding response regulator transcription factor has translation MAKILVVDDEPAILSLIRNALITDNHLVTTISDSTQVCRNDLGAYDLILLDVMMPGVDGFTLCREIRAAVDCPILFLTAKTLESDLMYGLGLGADDYIVKPFGIGALRARIGAHLRRESRERRNVLYLENVHFNLSGKELLVQEDKVPLTKSEYEICEFLARSRGQVFSKEHIYEAVFGFDGESDRSAITEHIKNIRAKLSKYGIDAIETIWGIGYKWNL, from the coding sequence ATGGCAAAAATACTCGTGGTAGACGATGAACCCGCCATCCTGTCGCTGATCCGCAACGCGCTTATTACTGACAATCATCTGGTGACAACGATCTCTGATTCTACACAGGTGTGCCGGAATGACCTTGGCGCGTATGATCTTATTTTGCTGGATGTGATGATGCCGGGTGTGGACGGCTTTACACTTTGCCGGGAAATACGCGCGGCGGTGGATTGCCCGATCCTTTTTTTAACAGCCAAAACACTGGAAAGCGATCTGATGTACGGCCTCGGACTGGGGGCAGATGATTATATTGTGAAGCCCTTTGGCATAGGTGCGCTGCGGGCACGGATTGGCGCCCATCTCAGGAGGGAAAGCAGGGAGCGGCGGAATGTTCTATATCTGGAGAATGTACACTTCAACCTCTCCGGTAAAGAACTGTTGGTCCAAGAGGACAAAGTGCCTCTGACCAAAAGCGAATATGAAATTTGCGAATTTCTGGCCCGCAGCCGCGGACAGGTCTTCTCCAAAGAACATATTTATGAAGCGGTCTTCGGATTTGACGGAGAAAGCGACCGCAGCGCCATTACGGAGCATATCAAGAACATCCGCGCCAAGCTGAGCAAATACGGGATCGACGCGATTGAGACTATCTGGGGGATTGGATATAAGTGGAATCTGTGA
- a CDS encoding lantibiotic protection ABC transporter ATP-binding protein — protein sequence MRDIILETQNLCKSFKHQTAVNKVTLAVPRNSIYGLLGPNGAGKSTTLKMIAGMLRPDSGSIRIHGHEWTRKDLSEIGVLIEAPPLYENLTARENLKVRTLALGLPQSRIEETLAVVDLTDTGKKRAGQFSMGMKQRLGIAIALLNQPKLLILDEPTNGLDPIGIQELRELIRSFPGQGITVILSSHILSEVEQVVDQIGIIAGGVLGYQGAVPHGQELEALFMQVAAANRRAGE from the coding sequence ATGCGGGACATTATTTTAGAAACCCAGAATCTTTGCAAGAGCTTCAAACATCAAACAGCCGTCAACAAAGTAACGTTAGCAGTACCCCGTAACTCGATCTATGGGCTCTTGGGGCCGAATGGCGCAGGTAAATCGACAACGCTCAAAATGATCGCAGGCATGCTGCGCCCCGATTCCGGGAGTATTCGTATTCATGGGCATGAATGGACACGGAAGGATTTAAGCGAAATTGGCGTATTAATTGAGGCGCCACCGCTCTATGAGAATCTGACTGCCAGAGAGAATCTTAAGGTGCGTACGCTTGCCCTCGGACTGCCGCAGTCCCGAATCGAGGAGACCCTCGCCGTTGTGGATTTAACCGATACCGGAAAGAAACGTGCCGGACAGTTCTCCATGGGTATGAAGCAGCGGCTGGGAATCGCGATTGCACTCTTGAACCAGCCGAAGCTGCTGATTCTGGACGAACCGACCAACGGGCTGGACCCTATCGGGATTCAGGAGCTGCGGGAGCTGATCCGTTCTTTTCCCGGGCAAGGAATCACCGTCATTCTGTCGAGTCATATTCTCTCCGAGGTCGAACAGGTAGTGGATCAGATCGGAATTATCGCCGGGGGAGTTCTGGGATATCAGGGAGCCGTTCCCCACGGGCAAGAGCTCGAAGCCTTGTTCATGCAGGTCGCCGCAGCCAACCGAAGGGCTGGTGAATAA